TGTCAGCTCTAATATGcatatcatttatttttaatgactCATGAATTGTTACATTCTGTTAACAAAGCAATAAATAATTCACTCTCACTTTTTATCTTCTAACACTGTTGTATGTATGACACAGATGATTCATCTCAGTTAAAATAAAGTTTGCAACACAATTTACTTCTGTAATTTGTAcgctactattcaaaagttttgacAGTAATGCTTGccaaggctccatttatttgattacaaatacagtaaaaacggtTAAATTACGAGataatattacaattcaaaataactgttttctatttgaacatatgcaaaaatgtaatttattcctatgttgcaaagctgaattttcagcatcattacttcagttttcagtgtcacatgatccctaagaaatcattctaatttctgctgatttgctcctcaagaaagttcaaaagagccgTGATAATTGAAACCGATTTAAtttttaactttataaatgtctttattttcacttttgatcaatttaatgcatccttgttaaataaacatattaatttCTTACCACTTAAATTTGACATATTGACTTTAAGGCCTTTTAGAGCAACAGAAATACTTAATGCAGTAAATATGAGAACAGTTAAATTTGAATACTTTGCttatttatgaccctggaccacaaaaccagccttaagtagcatgggtatatttgcagcaatagtcaacaatacattgtatgggtcaaaattatttttctttcatgccaaaaatcattacgatattaagatcatgttccatgaagaacttcatttggacaactttacaggcgattttctcaatatttaaatttgtttgcaccctaagattccatattttcaaatagttgcatctcggccaaatattgtcctatcctaacaaagcacaAATAAtcagatcatgtataaatctcagttttgaaaaattgatccttatgactggttttgtggtccagggtcacatttttgataAACTGACTATTTACAATCTTTTATACATGTAACTGTCCCTATCCATTCTACCCCTGTGGTCTGTCGTTATTCAGAAAAGAAAGCTTATCCAGGTAGGTCATTGTTTTGCACACTACCAAACTGTAATAAGTCTCCAGCATGCCACAGCTCCGCCCATTCCCCGCCCCTAAATCCCGCCAGGCCACGCCCATCATCCCCACCCCCATTCCAGCAGAGCTGAATAGGAAGTTGTAACAGCAGGCATTATAGCGAATATGTCGGTCGCCAGAAAACCGAGCACTGTGAGTGGCCACCACACCCGCCCGTCTTGCACACAAGCCAATCAGAACGTCGGAGGGGAGGGGCAACGAAACATCCTCTGCTGCAACGTAAACTTTCCTCACAACGTCTTGAGATAGAAGAAAGGCAGGGCCTGAGCAGTAATCTGGAAGGTACTTTTCAGGGTACACTTGATAGGACAAATAATGCGGTTTGTCGGGATCCCGCTCAGGTGCGGCTCGATGGATAACCCTGCCTAGGTAAAGATCATCAGGATGCGTTCTTAGTCCTAGCAGGTATGACGTAAGCGCAGGAAGGTTTAAATACACAGAATCCTCAGAAAGGACAACAAATCGAGCTTGTGGGCAAAAAAGTAGTATCCACCGCAGTGCCATTTTAACTTGTTCCCAGTGTCCTCTCTCCCAGTCACCTCTTGAAACGCCTCCCTCGAACTGGACGATGTCATTGTAGCGCTCAGACTCCTCCCTCACCATCTCAAGCTCCGCCCCCAACGGGGAGGAGCCGAGGAAAAACAAAGTCCGCACGGCAACACGGTGCACCGTCGTTTGATTGGCCCAGGAGTTTCGCACTGCCTCCCTCTGGCTCGAGTTTCCGGGGGAACTCAGGACCAGTGTGAGGATGAGGAGGTCCTGATGATAAAGGCAGGGTTCGGTGTTAATGGGGTAGAGCTGTGAGGTGTTGAGCCTGGTCTCTCTCAGGTCCAGTTTGCGTGCACGCTCACGCACCTCCAGGACAAAGCGGTCGGAGTAGGCGGCAGGAGATGACTGGAGGAGAAATTCTTCCACTATGTCGCCGCCAAATAGTAGCGCGTGAAATAAGATGACGTTGCATAACAGAAAGCACCACTGATGAGTTTGGAGCCGGAATAAACAGATCTGAAAGAGAGgaacaacatatgtgaccctggatgacaaaaccagtcataagggtcatttttttttaaactgagatttatacatcatctgaaagctgaataaataagctttacattgatgtatggtttgttaggataagacaatatttggccgatacaactatttgaaaaccacaaaaatattttcattacttgacataaaatatatttaaaaattacttattttatttcagctagttgttaGTGTGTGTAATATTTCTCACCATTTAGTCTaactataataattaatttaaaactgaaaaaatagcatttaaaagatgtttaaaaaaattaacaataaaaaatgcGAAAACACTACAACTTGGAAAAAATGACAAATGTACAAaattaaagcaaaaacagaaaacaaaaataaaatctcagtcaaaatattatcaaaaaaactataaaatatcaatgatactaaaatagcaCTTAAAGGgcatttgttgttgtttaataCTTAGTGTTAAGTATCAGTTTGGTTAGAGTTTTTCAgtaaatttttttgtatttattttataatatctttattttaatttacagtCCTAATATTTTAGGGCTATCAATGTTAGTGCTTGATAAATATGTTCAACAGCTTTATATTTCTCATCAAAGCCAGGTTATAAACTTTTACATTATACATATatggaataaaaatataattactttAATATTCATAATTgttcataaattaaataaaatattttttgttcttccaattacattactttttaacttaacaaaaatatttatttttttctgttattaGTTGCAACTAAGAATGCATGACCATCACTGATACAATCAGTTGCAAtgttatcttatttatttatttatatatttattaatttacgctactagtcaaaagtttttaacagtaagattttattgtcttttaaagaagtctcttctgctcaccaagcctgaatttatttgatccaaagcacagcaaaatcagtcaaattttgaaatatatttaatatttaatataacagttttgaatctgaatatattttaaaatgtaatttattcctgtgatttcaaagctgacttttttgGATAattaccccagtcacatgatatatataattatgtcttctttgataaatagaaagttcagaagaacagcatttatctgaaatagaaatcttttgtaacattataaatgtctttatcatcacttttgaacaatttgaagcatccttgctaaataaaaagttttaatttctataatttctttcgcaaatttttttttatttctgctaCTGTGACCAAAGAATTCTTGCTGGTTCTGCTAGTTAAGCAGTTAACCAGCTGTCCATGTTGATGTCCAGTATCCAAAACACAACATATGCTGGATATACAGACCAGAATATTCAAGAACAGTGCAAACAGGCCATTACAGACAGAAATGATGATAGAAATTGAACAAATATTTACTTACCTTCATGATGTCcctttatctttctttcttcacttctACATCAGTTTGAATTCCTATTCAGTTTTCTGGTCCATGAACTAGTGTGTGTGCTGCTCACCTGGA
The genomic region above belongs to Garra rufa chromosome 19, GarRuf1.0, whole genome shotgun sequence and contains:
- the LOC141292095 gene encoding beta-1,3-galactosyltransferase 9 codes for the protein MKICLFRLQTHQWCFLLCNVILFHALLFGGDIVEEFLLQSSPAAYSDRFVLEVRERARKLDLRETRLNTSQLYPINTEPCLYHQDLLILTLVLSSPGNSSQREAVRNSWANQTTVHRVAVRTLFFLGSSPLGAELEMVREESERYNDIVQFEGGVSRGDWERGHWEQVKMALRWILLFCPQARFVVLSEDSVYLNLPALTSYLLGLRTHPDDLYLGRVIHRAAPERDPDKPHYLSYQVYPEKYLPDYCSGPAFLLSQDVVRKVYVAAEDVSLPLPSDVLIGLCARRAGVVATHSARFSGDRHIRYNACCYNFLFSSAGMGVGMMGVAWRDLGAGNGRSCGMLETYYSLVVCKTMTYLDKLSFLNNDRPQG